The Desmonostoc muscorum LEGE 12446 genome includes a region encoding these proteins:
- a CDS encoding sigma-70 factor domain-containing protein, whose translation MVRIYLQEIGQYPLLKPEEDNLNYSVAG comes from the coding sequence ATGGTTCGCATCTATTTGCAAGAAATTGGTCAGTATCCTTTATTAAAACCAGAAGAAGACAATTTAAATTACTCCGTGGCAGGGTAA
- a CDS encoding DUF6603 domain-containing protein: MYSKRAIAFTQNKLKSQLGNNQPTLVQQKSDRFYNFRENYNIFVSAKTMTTIDVDIYNDLQKVSDFLKDEIGFGIEPIPDFLKDCPLISAEYTQDNGGYKLECKLKFILAEEEEEENLDKYLEATLTVEITENTPTYTGELIYPLKEDKTLSFELQFQKDLTGTKTSSILVATTAITETISLKLFEGALPGLENIIPEEITIGSNYNAIIVMTKSGTKTARKFLLGLGFKTELNLNIDLSELPLIGDQIPFDPNSNYLEIRLLVSTKIFDEKELTTINELLSELKSPVEIQSPSTCQQLTKGASIAAKLELIGIYKQSWFIPLVVKHRTGGTGEIITITENTNDIETLITITGNSAWFTVQKSFGPIYIGKIGLLYLKGGIRLVIQTSLQISRFVLSLIGLSVRADLCNFDCDFKLEGFGLQLRSKTLQISGAFARLEKEDYDEYLGIASLGIKIQKMGLSFSTLGSFADFKGEPALFLYLAVSYPLGGAPFFFVTGLSGGFGYSRSLTIPELEELPTFPLVYQAVNGVGAIDFDNPSSCINEQLELLDEYIQPSLGSGFFAAGMKFTSFKLVDSFALLTAAINEHKFELNLIGNSRLVVPPKVPKLAPIAQAEMILRAQFALQDGLIAVQSQLTAASYIFSTECHLTGGFAFFFWFAGKHAGDFVITLGGYHPDFDIPPHYPQVPRLGYEWQIDKNTFITGQSYFALCSHALMAGGLLALSYDDGWASASFTVGADFLICWKPYYYDIKAYVSMRAKISFVSGNLGVQVHFWGPEFGGTFKIDLVLFSVQVKFGDQSSRAPLPIDWDEFRESFLPPDEEMCSITATEGLIKQFQEGDEEIWILNPTRFGLVTDAFIPSQKVFVRADDKATSPAFGINSMGIKSDLLETKHHVQIEKNASGNWSPCDNNFTCEPVAKKAPTAMWGEPNLNAQGRLKLPEVNGQQFVEDVLFGFQIFPAEKSDPVSTQDIEIAKLQYETTKFEPSYLWEKLPAFGESGDNDAERRNKIRATVANNTNRNLILEALGFDLEMVRVDAAIADAFVFAPLVK, from the coding sequence TTGTACAGCAAAAGAGCGATCGCATTCACTCAAAACAAGCTGAAATCTCAATTGGGCAATAACCAGCCTACACTTGTACAGCAAAAGAGCGATCGCTTCTACAACTTCCGAGAAAACTACAATATTTTTGTGAGTGCAAAAACAATGACCACTATTGATGTAGATATATATAATGACCTTCAAAAAGTCAGTGACTTTTTAAAAGATGAGATTGGTTTTGGAATTGAGCCAATTCCAGATTTTCTCAAGGATTGTCCCCTGATATCTGCTGAGTACACGCAAGATAATGGTGGCTATAAACTTGAGTGCAAGCTCAAATTTATTCTTGCTGAAGAAGAAGAAGAGGAGAACTTAGACAAATATCTAGAAGCTACTCTTACTGTTGAAATCACCGAGAACACACCAACATATACTGGTGAACTAATCTATCCTCTCAAAGAAGATAAAACTCTCTCTTTTGAACTTCAGTTTCAGAAAGACCTAACTGGTACAAAAACATCAAGTATTTTAGTAGCGACTACTGCCATCACAGAAACTATTTCACTAAAACTTTTTGAAGGAGCTTTACCTGGCTTAGAAAACATTATTCCCGAAGAAATAACAATCGGCAGCAATTATAATGCCATCATCGTGATGACAAAATCTGGCACGAAAACTGCCAGAAAATTCCTTTTAGGGCTTGGCTTTAAAACTGAATTGAATCTTAATATTGACTTATCCGAACTGCCTTTAATTGGTGATCAAATTCCTTTTGATCCAAACAGTAACTACCTGGAAATTCGACTGCTTGTTAGTACGAAAATTTTTGACGAAAAAGAACTAACAACAATCAATGAATTACTGTCAGAATTAAAATCACCTGTAGAGATTCAATCGCCCAGTACCTGCCAACAGCTAACCAAGGGTGCAAGCATCGCCGCCAAACTAGAATTAATCGGGATATACAAACAAAGCTGGTTTATCCCCTTAGTAGTCAAGCATCGTACTGGTGGGACAGGAGAAATAATAACAATTACTGAAAACACTAATGACATAGAAACTCTAATTACTATAACTGGCAACAGTGCTTGGTTTACAGTGCAGAAGTCTTTCGGGCCAATCTACATAGGGAAAATCGGGCTGCTTTATCTAAAAGGAGGAATTCGATTAGTTATACAAACATCCCTGCAAATATCTCGGTTTGTTCTTTCTCTCATCGGTCTTTCGGTTAGGGCTGATCTATGTAATTTTGACTGCGATTTTAAACTTGAAGGCTTTGGCTTGCAGCTGAGAAGCAAAACCTTACAAATTAGTGGTGCTTTTGCCCGACTTGAGAAAGAAGACTATGACGAATATTTAGGTATAGCTTCTTTGGGAATTAAAATCCAAAAGATGGGTTTATCTTTTTCTACCCTTGGTTCCTTTGCTGACTTCAAAGGAGAACCGGCTTTATTCCTCTATCTAGCAGTGAGTTATCCCTTGGGTGGAGCGCCTTTCTTCTTTGTCACTGGATTATCAGGCGGTTTTGGCTACAGCCGTTCTTTAACTATTCCTGAATTAGAGGAACTGCCAACTTTTCCGTTAGTTTATCAGGCAGTCAACGGAGTTGGTGCGATAGATTTTGATAACCCTTCTAGTTGTATTAACGAACAATTGGAACTACTTGATGAGTATATCCAGCCTTCTTTGGGTTCAGGATTCTTTGCCGCTGGGATGAAATTTACCTCCTTTAAGTTGGTTGACAGTTTTGCTCTATTAACTGCTGCTATTAACGAACATAAGTTTGAGTTAAATTTAATCGGTAATTCTCGATTAGTCGTTCCTCCTAAAGTGCCAAAATTAGCCCCAATTGCCCAAGCGGAGATGATTTTGAGAGCGCAGTTTGCTCTTCAGGATGGTCTGATTGCTGTTCAATCTCAACTGACTGCCGCCTCTTATATCTTCTCAACTGAATGTCACTTAACTGGGGGTTTTGCTTTCTTCTTCTGGTTCGCAGGAAAACACGCTGGCGACTTCGTAATTACTTTAGGAGGCTACCATCCTGATTTTGATATTCCCCCTCACTATCCTCAAGTGCCACGCCTGGGTTATGAATGGCAGATTGACAAGAATACCTTTATTACTGGCCAATCTTACTTTGCCCTTTGTTCCCATGCACTGATGGCTGGGGGACTATTAGCCTTGAGCTATGATGATGGTTGGGCATCAGCTTCTTTTACTGTGGGGGCTGACTTTTTAATCTGCTGGAAACCTTATTATTACGATATTAAAGCTTATGTGAGCATGAGGGCGAAAATTTCCTTTGTCTCTGGAAATTTGGGCGTACAAGTCCATTTTTGGGGGCCGGAATTTGGTGGAACTTTTAAAATTGATTTGGTGCTGTTTTCCGTTCAGGTTAAATTTGGTGACCAAAGTTCCCGCGCTCCTCTACCCATTGATTGGGATGAATTTCGTGAATCGTTCTTACCCCCCGATGAGGAAATGTGCAGTATTACTGCTACCGAAGGTTTGATCAAACAATTCCAAGAAGGGGATGAAGAAATTTGGATACTCAATCCTACCCGGTTTGGTTTAGTTACAGATGCCTTTATTCCTTCCCAGAAAGTGTTTGTTAGAGCAGACGATAAAGCCACTAGTCCTGCTTTTGGCATTAACTCAATGGGAATTAAGTCTGACTTATTAGAAACAAAACACCACGTCCAAATAGAAAAAAATGCCTCTGGAAATTGGTCTCCGTGTGATAACAATTTCACTTGTGAACCTGTGGCGAAAAAAGCACCGACAGCAATGTGGGGAGAACCTAACCTCAATGCTCAAGGTCGTCTCAAGCTTCCTGAAGTGAATGGGCAGCAATTTGTGGAAGATGTTTTATTTGGTTTCCAGATTTTTCCCGCAGAAAAGTCTGACCCTGTTAGCACTCAGGATATTGAAATTGCCAAGCTTCAGTATGAAACAACAAAATTTGAGCCGAGTTATTTGTGGGAAAAACTTCCTGCTTTTGGGGAAAGTGGGGATAATGATGCAGAACGCAGAAACAAAATTCGAGCTACGGTTGCCAATAATACCAACCGCAACCTGATTTTAGAAGCATTAGGCTTTGATCTAGAAATGGTAAGGGTTGATGCGGCGATCGCTGATGCTTTTGTCTTTGCTCCCCTAGTTAAGTAA